Proteins encoded together in one Telopea speciosissima isolate NSW1024214 ecotype Mountain lineage chromosome 6, Tspe_v1, whole genome shotgun sequence window:
- the LOC122663732 gene encoding pentatricopeptide repeat-containing protein At5g66520-like — translation MEMAAAISSRPTAFYLSKFSSSPSSNLISLISLSWNKAIGNGMASMSTKARFGWSKGGADLLERPTFDHSQFDPTPQTEEGDMGQLSDKRGVFSGDSYKVVLSDNIYLKSSKRTLSLLEQCLTMRNIKQIQSHLIVSGTLFDPFAAGKLIACCAISKHGDLSHAYLLFRHLPYPTTFVWNTMVRAFTEKQEPIKAISLYKQMLENGILPNNYTFSFLLKASVDLSDVLFGLQLHAQIIKLGWESYDFVQNGLIHLYATCNCVALARKLFDMSLNLDVISWTTMINGYAKSGELEVARRLFIEMPERNAVSWSALISGYAQVGMFIEALELFNEMQLSGFQPNHAGIVGALLACAFLGALDQGRWIHTYVNRNAMELDTILGTSLIDMFAKCGCIDTALQVFNEMPERDVFAFTSMISGLANHGQSASAIMLFGKMQKEGIKPNEVTFICLLSACSRMGLVEEGMRFFKSMSTTYGIDPGVEHYGCLVDLLGRAGLLEEADRVVRDMPMEPDSYVLGALLNACRMHGDVELGKEIVESLSRRSLDHGGVHVLLSNMYASANQWEDVAKVRKGMEEKKVRKVPGCSLIEVDGVIREFVVGDRSHFLIKELIFLLLGMDKQLKSFGLDDDFISIEQCP, via the exons ATGGAGATGGCTGCTGCAATTAGTAGCAGACCAACTGCGTTTTATCTTTCcaaattctcttcttctccatcttcgaATCTCATAAGTTTGATATCTCTTTCTTGGAACAAAGCCATTGGCAATGGAATGGCTTCAATGTCTACGAAAGCGAGGTTTGGATGGTCGAAAGGGGGTGCGGATCTCTTGGAGCGCCCGACATTTGATCATTCTCAGTTTGATCCTACTCCGCAAACTGAGGAAG GAGATATGGGACAGCTGAGTGACAAGAGAGGTGTTTTTAGTGGAGATAGTTACAAGGTTGTGCTGAGTGACAATATATATTTGAAATCAAGCAAGAGAACACTCTCCCTCTTGGAACAATGTCTAACCATGAGAAATATCAAGCAAATTCAGTCCCATCTAATTGTCTCTGGAACCCTTTTCGATCCTTTTGCAGCAGGAAAGCTCATAGCCTGCTGTGCAATCTCCAAACATGGCGATCTTAGTCATGCCTATCTCCTCTTTCGCCATCTCCCCTATCCCACTACCTTTGTTTGGAACACCATGGTAAGAGCTTTTACGGAGAAGCAAGAACCTATTAAAGCTATATCTCTGTATAAGCAAATGTTAGAAAATGGCATCTTACCTAACAATTACACCTTCTCATTCCTTCTCAAGGCTTCTGTTGACCTCTCTGATGTTTTATTTGGTCTTCAGTTACATGCACAAATCATCAAACTTGGTTGGGAATCCTATGATTTTGTCCAAAATGGTTTGATCCATTTGTATGCTACTTGTAATTGTGTTGCTTTGGCTCGTAAATTGTTTGACATGAGTTTAAATCTTGATGTGATTTCATGGACCACAATGATTAATGGCTATGCAAAATCTGGAGAACTTGAAGTTGCACGGAGATTGTTTATTGAGATGCCTGAAAGGAATGCTGTTTCTTGGAGTGCTTTGATCTCTGGTTATGCTCAAGTTGGTATGTTTATAGAGGCTCTTGAACTTTTTAATGAGATGCAACTTTCCGGCTTCCAACCTAACCATGCTGGGATTGTTGGTGCACTCTTGGCCTGTGCTTTTCTTGGGGCTTTGGATCAAGGAAGATGGATTCATACTTACGTGAATAGAAATGCAATGGAATTGGATACAATTCTGGGTACTTCTCTTATTGACATGTTTGCAAAGTGTGGGTGCATAGATACTGCTCTTCAGGTCTTCAATGAGATGCCTGAGAGAGATGTCTTTGCTTTTACATCAATGATTTCAGGCCTTGCGAACCATGGCCAGAGTGCAAGTGCTATTATGTTATTTGGTAAGATGCAGAAGGAAGGAATTAAGCCTAATGAAGTTACGTTTATATGTTTATTAAGTGCATGCAGTAGAATGGGGTTGGTGGAAGAAGGGATGAGATTTTTCAAAAGCATGAGTACAACTtatgggattgatccaggggtGGAGCACTATGGATGCCTGGTAGATCTATTGGGGCGAGCAGGATTGCTGGAAGAAGCAGATAGAGTGGTGAGAGATATGCCCATGGAGCCTGACTCATATGTCTTAGGTGCATTACTCAATGCTTGTAGAATGCATGGTGATGTTGAATTGGGAAAAGAAATCGTTGAGAGCTTGTCTAGACGGAGTCTTGACCATGGTGGGGTCCATGTTCTTTTATCTAACATGTATGCCTCAGCTAATCAGTGGGAAGATGTGGCAAAGGTGAGGAAGGggatggaagagaagaaagtgAGGAAGGTGCCTGGATGTAGCTTGATTGAAGTTGATGGTGTTATTCGGGAATTTGTTGTGGGAGATAGGTCTCATTTTCTAATCAAGGAACTCATCTTTTTATTGCTTGGAATGGACAAACAGTTGAAGTCTTTTGGGTTAGATGATGATTTTATATCCATTGAACAATGCCCCTAG